The following are from one region of the Quercus robur chromosome 1, dhQueRobu3.1, whole genome shotgun sequence genome:
- the LOC126714799 gene encoding uncharacterized protein LOC126714799, whose amino-acid sequence MSNSRFSTPKSSSSLSPPSSSTFSLPSSDEDSLPYQKFACILVQGSRMALEWYVFNISDDVEHNQAPPPPGPSPFLQTIFHPNSHQQPNIKPAVIVPSGRKCSVLGSNNTLYHIAGRDYCASGRDDLVSRFDLTNTKKSRQEFLPPMPYGVSSAHALFLGNKLYCLGGYQENKPWAMAYDLSLDRWDSLVDPPRRPKNIDNSFSVALEVPTPTIVVGSTLQSSPLQIYDVHTKCWRRHEFINKDGFYLFPRGQPVAVDSKFYWYEFNYQCLAAFDVVTNEWSLAYVPIHDSHECLLDGEIDSPPRLAHLAGDDFCLFWESPCQHYEPGAPRDSVTSRLHCLKFRISKVHPKQGSTFRLDASILSCQSYVVPWVKLFLDGFVGDGHLDLGYNCLKV is encoded by the exons ATGTCGAATTCCAGATTTTCAACACCGAAATCATCATCCTCTTTGTCTCCACCTTCTTCATCTACATTCTCACTACCATCGAGTGATGAAGATTCTCTTCCATACCAGAAATTTGCTTGTATTCTCGTACAAGGTTCTCGTATGGCTTTGGAGTGGTATGTCTTTAACATCTCCGACGATGTTGAGCACAATcaggctcctcctcctcctgGTCCTAGTCCGTTTCTACAAACAATATTTCATCCAAACTCCCACCAGCAGCCGAATATCAAACCTGCAGTGATTGTACCTTCAGGAAGGAAGTGTTCCGTTTTAGGATCCAACAACACTTTATACCATATAGCTGGCCGCGATTATTGTGCTTCTGGACGCGACGATTTAGTGTCTCGCTTTGACCTTACCAATACCAAAAAATCTAGGCAAGAGTTTCTTCCTCCAATGCCTTATGGCGTGTCGTCAGCGCATGCCCTCTTTCTTGGCAACAAGCTTTATTGCCTAGGTGGTTATCAAGAAAACAAACCCTGGGCCATGGCTTACGACTTGAGTCTTGATAGATGGGATTCTCTAGTGGATCCTCCTCGCCGTCccaaaaatattgataatagtTTTTCAGTGGCTTTAGAGGTCCCAACCCCAACTATTGTGGTGGGTTCAACTTTGCAGTCTTCTCCTCTCCAAATCTATGATGTGCATACCAAGTGTTGGAGACGACATGAGTTTATAAACAAGGATGGCTTTTATCTTTTCCCTCGGGGACAACCTGTGGCTGTTGATAGCAAGTTTTATTGGTATGAATTCAACTATCAATGCCTAGCTGCATTTGATGTGGTCACAAACGAGTGGTCATTGGCCTATGTCCCTATACATGACAGTCATGAATGTCTATTGGATGGAGAGATCGATTCACCTCCGCGCTTGGCTCATCTAGCCGGTGATGATTTCTGCTTGTTTTGGGAATCCCCCTGCCAGCATTACGAACCTGGTGCCCCTCGTGACAGCGTCACATCTCGCCTTCACTGCCTGAAGTTTCGTATTTCCAAAGTTCACCCAAAGCAAGGATCAACTTTTCGCTTGGATGCCTCTATCCTGTCATGCCAATCCTACGTTGTGCCTTGGGTAAAGCTCTTTCTTGATGGCTTCGTGGG GGACGGTCATTTGGATTTGGGATACAACTGCTTGAAAGTTTGA
- the LOC126692355 gene encoding putative wall-associated receptor kinase-like 16: MKDIWQTETEVPLLVYECISNDTLFDQIHVQNSLLSWEKRMKIALETANGLAYLHFKTEVPILHRDIKSSNVLLDNNFTAKIADFGASRLKPIDETHLTTLVQGTLGYLDPEYFHTSQLTDRSDVYSFGVVLAELITGRKSVSSENPECERNLAKLFVTAVNEEGIDKILDD, encoded by the coding sequence ATGAAAGACATCTGGCAGACCGAAACAGAGGTTCCTTTGCTGGTATATGAGTGTATAAGTAATGACACTTTGTTTGATCAAATTCATGTTCAAAATTCCTTACTGTCTTGGGAGAAACGAATGAAGATTGCTCTGGAAACAGCAAATGGACTTGCCTATTTGCATTTTAAAACTGAAGTGCCCATTTTGCACAGGGACATTAAGTCTTCAAATGTCCTTTTAGATAACAACTTCACTGCCAAAATTGCTGATTTTGGAGCTTCTAGGCTGAAGCCCATTGATGAAACCCATTTGACCACATTGGTTCAAGGAACTTTAGGATACTTGGACCCTGAATACTTCCACACTAGTCAGTTAACTGACCGGAGTGATGTGTACAGTTTTGGGGTAGTTCTTGCAGAACTAATCACTGGGAGGAAATCTGTTTCATCTGAAAACCCTGAGTGTGAGAGGAATTTGGCAAAGCTTTTTGTCACTGCAGTTAATGAAGAAGGCATCGATAAAATCCTTGATGATTAG